The DNA window TGATCTTCGTCCTTTTGAGCCAACCAAACATAAATATATCGAAGAATTTGTCTCAATTGTCGTATTGACTATTGGATTGTCGTATATATCAGTAGTTTGGTTCTCCATCGGACTACGTAGAAATCGCAGGGAAAAATCCCTTCCATGTATATAGTTACCACAAGTATTCTGAACCCACATCGTTGCTGTAACACACGGATTCGACCACGCTTTCGTTGCGTCTCTAAGTCTTCTCCCTATGATCCAGCTTGAAAATATGGTGGAAAATTGTTTCTGTAGTTCTCTACGAATTGTGTTTTATCGGTAGTACCCTAGCTTTCTCAGTTCCGAACGTATTTAAAAGTGCTTTCTTACTGTCTTTTTAAGCGTATCCATGTCGTTGTGGCATACAAACCTCGAGGTATATAAAGTTAAGCTTTGTTTCAGTGGTTATGAACAAGAAACTGAATCGTGATTTGTTGGACAGAGCTATCAGCAGAAAGCAGCGAGATGAGGGAACAGAGCTGAATTCAGTGGGAGGTAACATTTTTGCAACATTATTCAAACTGTTTTTACGAATACTTGTGTTATAATGGTTCTTCCTCTTCGGTCGAGCAGATACGCTGATAAATTGATTTGGTTTTTAAGGCTAGGAATATATTTTTCGTAGTGTTACATGCTTTTCTGGTGATATAgccaggtcaaaacgacccgaaGTGATTTcgatcgaggtaggaccattATTAACCTCAGTCGGACTGCAGATAAAGCGATGATCCCAGCTTGATCGCAACTTCCCAAATGAATTCCCATCCCAAATGACTCCACCACGCTGTTTCGTGTGCAGACGCTGTTGCGAACACCACCTTCCTGACCTTATGACCTTTCTTCTATTCCATACAAGATTATCCATTGTTATTGAGGGTTGCGTAACTCCTTTTTTGGGTCAACGACGATTCCCCTCGACCCgcgcatttatttttttggcgGGGCGGACTCTGCCGGCAGCCGTAATTGGCCGCATTCGAAATTGCGCGGTGGAAAGATCTCGAACTCAGTCTCGTTCTTGGTTTCAGACGTATATgttgaatttgttttcttgctcGAATGTCTGTTTTTCCATTGTTTGATTACAGCGTAAAACTGTggtttttcaggaaatgatGCGTTAAACAGGAAGGATTTGTTCTACTGTACCGTTCGCAATATCCCCTCTCACTTAAAATCAAAGGATTTGAGGCGGTACTTCGCGGATTATGTAGAAACTGggaaatttcattgtttccaTTACAGACACCGACCCGAATGTCAACAGGAGGTATTTCACTATTGAATTCTTTATACAATCGTGCTTATAACTACCCGAGTGATGTGTCtgcaacaatgaaaaaaaaaacaataacagcAACATTTTCTCTGCTAGACACACAGAAGTTCCTCCCTCTGCTTTGAAATAAGCGAGCGTGTAACCCGGTCATAGAATTTCAGCGCTGACTGTGTTATCTGGAAGTGATGATGCTGTCATTCATTTATTAGCTCATTCATTCACCCGTACATCCATTCATTCGTCCATTCATTCGATCGTTCATCCAATCATTTATACATCGATGCGTAGCAgatgtttatttgttaatgCAAGTGTAGAATTCAGAGCACTTCCACGAAACCAGGAACATCAAAAGGGAACTctggaaatgaaaattcaaCTTCGTGTTGTATGATCAGTTTTACTTCGGCTCGTATAAGTTGAGTTGTTCTCTTTAAAATGTTTGCAAATACATAGTTTTTATACGCTTATATAGATCATTGTCCCAATATTCCTCTGGAAATGTTCGTACCGTGCTGATtatattcgggtcaaaacgacctgaggctcgctgcagttgcgtaagcggttgcgcttgaagcggtcgAACTAGCAGTAGGACCATCGCTAACTGTACAACAATGAGTGGTTCTAGCAAGGGTTCCTCTCGATCCCAGCCGCTATCATCGAGCGCAACAGCTTACCTAACCTAATTAgtgtttctaaaaatttttgcGTTAAacaaaggtgttttttttttgcagatctGAGTTTATCCGGCATTATCATGGTCAGCATTGGATAAACAATGAGGGAATGGAAATTCCACGTCGATGCTTTGCCAGCGCAGTGAAAGTTGCAAAGGTGAGAAGTGGACTGTGGATCTGATGTATTGCTGCAAGAaagatttcctctttttttcaactaggACTATTTTGTTCGTAGTACCAACATGGTGAAGTGCTGTAGTTATGAGTATGTTAAAGAGGGATAAAGAGAAAGCCACAACCAGACACAATTTAAttgctcaacttttttctactcCTTTGTTTGATGGTTCTgtaatctttttctttaaaatttgctCATTTTGTTCCGTATTAGTGTTTCTGTACTGTTGAATTAAGAGTTCTGAAGATTCATCCGATTATATTAACGATGCGGATTTGAGGCAAATGATTGAGCTTCGCCCTCCATCACTGATGCCTCGCGGCAACGTGGGAACACCTTCCGAATATTTCTTAGAACAGGTACTGTGGATGTCCTACTTATCATCAATTATTTAATTCACTGAAAACATTCGGTTTTTGCTACTACCGTTGAAATCTCGTCGCAATTTCGCTTAGTCAAATTCTGCGACAAGATACTATTTGTAAGTCAGTGTGAGCTTACAGATACGATTATGTCGTCTACCTCCCTCTCTTATTCCAAAACTCGGCATCGAAGTAACTCGACGACGAAGGAAGTACGATTCAGTTCCTTTCCACTATTCTTCGGAGAGGTCAGGTGGAAGCGAGCAAGAGGGTACAGATTTGTTATCAGATTAGTGCGGCTGTGTTATGACTGCACAAATCTATATTTTAGCAACTGATATTGTTGAACATCCCAGTGGTGCCCGTGACTTGCTGGGGAGGAACATCAAGAGAAAGGAGCTAGCGGATGAAGAACAATCGATTCGTGAtcaggtctttttttttcgaaatatttggCTTCCTTTTTATCCACAGTTGAGCAGGTCTAACAGTAATATTCAGACCAGTGTTGCTTTCAGTATTCTTTTTGTCAGTCTTTCCCATGAAGTTAAATTGGAACAAT is part of the Necator americanus strain Aroian chromosome V, whole genome shotgun sequence genome and encodes:
- a CDS encoding hypothetical protein (NECATOR_CHRV.G17443.T2) → MNKKLNRDLLDRAISRKQRDEGTELNSVGGNDALNRKDLFYCTVRNIPSHLKSKDLRRHRPECQQESTSTKPGTSKGNSGNENSTSCCMISFTSARINLSLSGIIMVSIG